In one window of Trichoderma breve strain T069 chromosome 7 map unlocalized scaffold00008, whole genome shotgun sequence DNA:
- a CDS encoding thioesterase-like superfamily domain-containing protein: MASNKDAPAAIKRNDLYEALRLSRLPDQQNGSQDPVKRFVSRTPAWRPGNELPWGSIDPEGYKKGNTVDFNPAAFGGHVFAQAPLAAARAVEEEENGNGNDNDKLGIHSIQGVFTKAGAIDRPFIYDVTNVHSSRSFTTKLVQARQPTEASDAPNGPFPESDANRPLGPVSFTCLTTFKRPIPMPSPAELQIKGSAQERYADILSQRAPDQWEPSPQVDVDAVTRMFPNAGHGGFPMLDMYKVDMKAYNADKDVPERRELILYRSYKPIREDDPNAHIVAHAYEADRNGLIMLTNHLGWGFNLGSAASLSYSFYVHVNADEAVMKGDGWWIQEVWWPRVSAGRAMMEVRIWSPEGKHVASGYQDGVALPSSNLTKKKKKMGEKL; the protein is encoded by the exons ATGGCCTCCAACAAGGATGCACCAGCTGCGATCAAACGCAATGACCTCTACGAGGCCCTGAGGCTCTCGCGACTCCCAGATCAGCAGAACGGCTCACAGGATCCTGTCAAGAGATTCGTCAGCCGTACACCAGCCTGGAGGCCCGGGAATGAGCTGCCATGGGGATCAATCGATCCTGAAGGGTACAAGAAGGGCAACACGGTCGACTTTAATCCAGCTGCGTTTGGAGGCCACGTCTTCGCCCAGGCACCCTTGGCGGCTGCGAGAgcggtggaggaagaagagaatggcaatggcaatgacaatgacaagctAGGCATTCAT TCCATCCAAGGCGTGTTTACAAAAGCGGGCGCCATTGATCGGCCATTCATCTATGATGTGACAAATGTCCACTCAAGCCGTTCCTTCACCACCAAGTTGGTCCAGGCACGGCAGCCCACAGAGGCTTCAGATGCGCCGAATGGCCCGTTTCCAGAATCTGATGCGAATCGGCCGCTGGGCCCCGTCAGTTTCACCTGTCTCACAACGTTCAAGCGTCCCATTCCCATGCCATCGCCCGCAGAGCTGCAAATCAAAGGATCGGCACAGGAACGCTATGCCGATATCCTTTCGCAAAGAGCGCCAGACCAGTGGGAACCCAGTCCTCAGGTGGACGTCGATGCTGTTACGAGAATGTTCCCCAACGCTGGCCACGGAGGTTTCCCCATGCTGGACATGTACAAGGTGGACATGAAGGCATACAATGCTGATAAAGACGTCCCTGAGAGGCGCGAACTTATCCTCTACCGGTCGTATAAGCCGATTCGCGAAGACGATCCCAATGCGCATATTGTTGCACACGCGTACGAGGCCGACCGCAACGGGCTCATTATGCTCACTAATCATCTTGGCTGGGGTTTCAACCTCGGCTCTGCAGCTAGCTTGTCGTATTCCTTCTACGTGCATGTCAACGCTGATGAGGCAGTCATGaagggagatggatggtggaTTCAAGAGGTTTGGTGGCCGAGGGTGAGTGCAGGGAGAGCAATGATGGAGGTTAGGATATGGAGTCCGGAGGGGAAGCACGTGGCGAGCGGTTATCAGGATGGAGTAGCATTGCCGTCGAGTAATttgaccaagaagaagaagaagatgggagagaAGCTATGA